CAGACACGATTGAAGGCGAGCTACGACGTCCTCGGCCTGAGCGCATCCGACCGGTCGACGATCCGCCGCGCCCTCGCGCGAGCCGGTCTGGACGCATCGATCGTGTACAGCTCGGGCGTCCATCTCGACGTCCTGCCGTCTGCCGCCGGCAAAGGGAACGCCGCACGCTTCCTGGTGGACTCGTGGGGCGTTGCCGCCGCCGACGTCATGGTCTTCGGCGACTCCGGCAACGATCTCGACCTGTTCCAGCGCGGATTTCGGGGAACGCTCGTGGCGAACGCTCTGCCCGAGTTGAGCGCGGCCGTGGGCGACGACGCGTACCCCTCGCCCCTCTTCTACGCGGCGGGGGTCCTGGACGGCATCCGGCACTGGTCGGGGCCTGATTGGCTCGACATCCAGTGATAGCCATCTGGCAAGCGTCAGTCGACCCGGTCGGCGTCCGGG
This sequence is a window from Chloroflexota bacterium. Protein-coding genes within it:
- a CDS encoding HAD-IIB family hydrolase, with the protein product MGTGRVLVADIDGTLLGDVDALERFAAWHAAHRARYRLVYATGRLHGSLLELIAGTALPEPDVAITAVGTEIHGGSGRPWPGWAEQFDGWYANAVRRTLRQFTWLELQPEEAQTRLKASYDVLGLSASDRSTIRRALARAGLDASIVYSSGVHLDVLPSAAGKGNAARFLVDSWGVAAADVMVFGDSGNDLDLFQRGFRGTLVANALPELSAAVGDDAYPSPLFYAAGVLDGIRHWSGPDWLDIQ